From Spirosoma agri, one genomic window encodes:
- a CDS encoding ABC transporter permease → MLTNYVKISWRNLMKKKAFSFINIVGLAVGMTCCILIAAFVTDELSYDHYPAQADRMYRVELHLTENGGFTDFSNVDWAVGPGIKQAFSDVQAATRLLPWGEVFMRYGDKQFKEQAIAMADSNFLEIFSIPLLEGNLKTALAEPGTLVVTKAFAQKYFGTSSAMGKTILFGKEQEARRVTGVIDKVPSNTHFHFDAFLSMGDLTTKSPTWSNVGIYTYLVLNKGADPKKLEARFPELVAKYVVPEIQRDMGVSLADAQKSVNTFRFFLMPLTDIHLHSATKYELAANGDINSVYIFSILAVFILLLAIVNFTNLSTVGAASRSKEIGIRKVMGSVKAQLIKQFLLESTLLTFMALLLAVVVVVLLLPYFNHLAGKDISVNTLLTVRNLVALLAFGFFVGVLAGAYPAFLLSFSKITAVLKGGSAVQTSRRSTLRNGLVIFQFAVSGTLIVATMVTYQQLRFMQNKKMGFDKDQVLVIQDSYMLGQNERAFKQQLQKDSRVLEASLSSSIPVGASNMAGTQIYVKRENGKEHNAEIQTAIYQVDEDYLKTLGMQLKEGRSFSKGFSTDSAATIINETAARELGLGTDSPLGKTIVRSGQREFTIIGVVKDFHYASARQKIGPLMMLSGRNSGAIIVKVKSADAAPVIDAFRKQWDAFNPPAPFTYSFLDERFAFMYEAEQKTSQLFTIFAAISIIIACLGLFGLAAFTAEQRTKEIGVRKVLGASVTSIIALLSRDFLTLVLIAVVLAVPVAWFAMHQWLKGFAYRIELDWWIFALAGLLAVAIALLTVSFQSIKAALMNPVKSLKSD, encoded by the coding sequence ATGCTGACAAACTATGTCAAGATTTCCTGGCGCAATCTGATGAAGAAAAAGGCTTTTTCGTTCATCAACATCGTGGGGCTGGCGGTCGGAATGACTTGCTGCATCCTGATTGCCGCTTTCGTTACCGATGAACTGAGCTACGACCACTATCCGGCGCAGGCAGACCGGATGTACCGGGTCGAACTTCACCTGACCGAAAACGGTGGGTTTACTGATTTCTCGAATGTTGACTGGGCCGTTGGGCCGGGTATTAAACAGGCGTTCTCGGATGTACAGGCGGCTACCCGTCTGCTGCCGTGGGGAGAGGTGTTTATGCGCTACGGGGATAAGCAGTTCAAAGAACAAGCCATTGCTATGGCCGACTCTAATTTCCTGGAAATCTTTTCTATTCCGTTGCTGGAAGGCAACCTGAAAACGGCGTTGGCCGAGCCGGGGACGCTTGTCGTAACCAAAGCCTTCGCGCAGAAATACTTTGGGACGAGTTCGGCGATGGGGAAGACTATCCTTTTCGGTAAAGAACAGGAAGCGCGCCGAGTGACGGGTGTAATCGACAAAGTGCCCAGCAACACACACTTCCATTTCGATGCGTTTCTGAGCATGGGTGATCTAACAACAAAATCACCAACTTGGAGCAACGTCGGCATTTACACCTACCTGGTCCTCAACAAAGGAGCTGATCCGAAGAAACTGGAAGCCAGATTCCCTGAACTGGTCGCCAAATACGTCGTGCCGGAAATCCAGCGGGACATGGGCGTGAGTTTGGCCGACGCGCAGAAGTCGGTGAATACGTTCCGGTTTTTCCTGATGCCCCTGACTGACATTCACCTGCATTCGGCAACGAAGTATGAACTGGCTGCCAACGGTGATATCAATTCGGTGTATATATTCAGTATTTTGGCGGTCTTTATTCTGCTGCTGGCCATTGTTAACTTCACCAACCTTTCGACGGTGGGGGCTGCAAGTCGGTCGAAAGAGATTGGCATTCGCAAGGTGATGGGCTCGGTCAAAGCCCAGCTGATAAAGCAGTTTTTGCTCGAATCCACGCTGCTCACCTTTATGGCTTTACTGCTGGCGGTTGTTGTCGTTGTGTTGCTGCTGCCTTATTTCAACCATCTGGCGGGGAAAGACATTTCGGTTAATACACTGCTGACGGTAAGAAATCTGGTTGCCCTGCTGGCATTCGGATTTTTTGTTGGTGTGCTGGCGGGTGCTTACCCGGCGTTTCTGCTTTCCTTCTCAAAAATTACGGCGGTTCTAAAAGGCGGATCAGCGGTGCAGACAAGCCGTCGCAGTACCCTCAGAAATGGGTTAGTGATCTTCCAGTTCGCCGTTTCCGGAACGCTGATCGTGGCTACGATGGTGACCTATCAGCAGCTGCGGTTCATGCAAAACAAGAAAATGGGTTTTGATAAAGACCAGGTGCTGGTCATTCAGGATTCGTACATGCTGGGACAGAACGAACGGGCTTTCAAACAGCAGCTTCAGAAAGATAGCCGAGTACTTGAGGCCAGTCTATCGTCCAGTATTCCGGTGGGGGCCAGCAATATGGCCGGAACGCAGATCTACGTCAAACGGGAGAATGGGAAGGAACACAACGCCGAGATTCAAACGGCGATTTACCAGGTCGACGAGGACTATTTGAAAACGCTGGGTATGCAACTCAAAGAAGGCCGGAGCTTTTCGAAAGGCTTTTCAACTGACTCGGCGGCTACGATCATCAACGAGACGGCGGCACGCGAATTGGGTTTGGGAACTGACAGCCCGCTGGGGAAAACCATCGTTCGTTCCGGACAGCGCGAGTTTACCATCATTGGTGTTGTCAAAGACTTCCACTATGCGTCGGCGCGGCAGAAAATCGGCCCTCTGATGATGCTGTCAGGGCGTAACTCCGGGGCCATTATCGTGAAAGTAAAATCTGCCGACGCGGCCCCTGTCATTGATGCATTCAGGAAGCAATGGGACGCCTTTAACCCACCGGCTCCGTTCACATATTCGTTTTTGGATGAGCGTTTCGCGTTTATGTACGAAGCCGAGCAGAAAACAAGTCAGCTGTTCACCATTTTTGCCGCGATTTCCATCATTATTGCGTGCCTGGGCCTGTTCGGACTGGCTGCGTTCACCGCCGAGCAACGCACCAAAGAAATCGGGGTGCGTAAAGTGCTCGGCGCATCGGTCACCAGCATTATCGCCCTGCTGTCCAGAGACTTTTTGACGCTGGTCCTGATCGCCGTCGTTCTGGCCGTACCCGTCGCGTGGTTTGCCATGCACCAATGGCTAAAGGGTTTTGCCTACCGTATTGAGCTCGACTGGTGGATTTTCGCGCTGGCGGGTTTGCTGGCCGTTGCCATCGCCTTGTTGACGGTGAGTTTCCAGAGTATCAAAGCCGCCCTGATGAATCCGGTCAAATCCTTGAAAAGCGACTAG
- a CDS encoding ABC transporter permease — MIYNYIKIAWRNLVRYRTYSLLNILGLAVGLTCGILIYLTTEFHLSFDTHHAKADRIYRVVTQIRNEEVRFSRGTPKPLGNVLRRDYPMLEQVARLERLHNRTVGVTIARGNGYTKFDETKTICFAEPQLFSIFDYDWLIGEPKSTLSAPNSVVLTEKYAHKYFGNANPIGRILRFDNQLNLTVTGVLKDHPANTNLNYEAYISYSTIAGMTGARESLQDWTNVNSEAMCYVVVPPDVPLGRLAGVFPAIQKTHYSSDNQKVYSFALQPLRDIHFNTQYGGRMNKTILFAMSLVGLFLVISACINFVNMATAHALKRSKEVGVRKVMGSTRWQLFSQFMAETAIIVLIAVVVALMLANVGLPAMNGAMSVFNANMSLMDLMHPEPLLILSASVLLVTVLAGFYPSLMMAGFNPIAALRGRLTTQAIGGFSLRRGLIVVQFFITQLFTIGVVVVMAQLHHVRQADLGFKKDGIMLVDLPKGEATLIDPLKQETLQQRLAQVRGVREVALGNQPPASGNINQFPFSYDTRTKPEGFEVQAKIGDQHYLPLFGMKLLAGRNFRSDDTTNQEVIVSEAVVNRLGVRSPGGVLGKRLRIWNTDKTIVGVINDFYTNSLRSAVKPVVIVNDPVQNRVVALNVSAADLPQTLKTVEAIYTEFFPEQVYKHQFVDEILDEFYRGDRIMLALTQVFSLIAILIGCLGMYGLVSFMVETKSKEIGVRKVLGASAFQVLWLFGREFGRLIGLGFLVAAPLGWWLMNAWLQDYSYRIRLEGWMFLLTIGLAVLITLMTVSVQSLKAALTNPVKSLRTE, encoded by the coding sequence ATGATTTATAACTATATCAAAATTGCCTGGCGTAATCTGGTGCGTTACCGGACGTATAGCCTGCTCAATATCCTGGGCCTGGCGGTCGGTTTGACATGCGGTATTCTGATTTATCTGACAACGGAATTTCACCTTAGTTTCGACACACATCACGCTAAAGCGGATCGTATTTATCGCGTCGTCACGCAGATCAGGAATGAGGAAGTGCGTTTCTCGCGGGGAACACCCAAGCCGCTGGGTAACGTACTGCGTCGGGACTATCCGATGCTGGAGCAGGTCGCCCGCCTGGAGCGTCTGCATAATCGAACCGTCGGTGTAACAATTGCCCGTGGTAATGGGTACACGAAGTTTGACGAGACCAAAACGATTTGCTTCGCGGAGCCGCAGTTGTTCAGCATCTTTGATTATGACTGGTTGATCGGTGAGCCAAAATCAACCTTATCGGCCCCGAATTCGGTGGTATTGACCGAAAAATACGCGCATAAATATTTTGGTAATGCCAATCCGATTGGCCGAATACTGCGCTTCGATAACCAACTGAATCTGACGGTAACGGGTGTGCTCAAAGACCATCCGGCCAATACGAATCTCAACTACGAAGCTTATATTTCGTACAGTACCATTGCTGGTATGACGGGAGCCCGTGAGTCGTTGCAAGACTGGACAAACGTCAATAGTGAAGCTATGTGTTACGTTGTTGTGCCGCCTGATGTACCCCTTGGCCGATTGGCTGGTGTGTTTCCGGCTATTCAGAAAACGCACTACAGCTCTGATAATCAGAAGGTCTATAGTTTCGCACTGCAACCGCTCCGCGATATTCATTTTAACACCCAATACGGCGGACGAATGAACAAAACGATTTTGTTCGCCATGAGCCTGGTTGGTTTGTTTCTGGTGATTTCGGCTTGTATCAACTTCGTCAATATGGCTACGGCCCATGCGCTGAAACGCTCGAAAGAAGTGGGTGTTCGGAAGGTGATGGGTAGTACCCGTTGGCAGTTGTTCAGTCAGTTCATGGCCGAAACTGCTATCATTGTGCTGATTGCGGTCGTTGTCGCGCTGATGCTGGCTAACGTTGGGCTTCCAGCCATGAATGGTGCCATGTCGGTGTTCAACGCAAACATGTCGCTGATGGATCTGATGCACCCAGAACCGCTGCTGATTCTGAGCGCATCGGTTTTGCTGGTTACGGTACTGGCTGGTTTTTATCCATCGCTGATGATGGCTGGCTTCAATCCTATAGCAGCACTGCGGGGTCGGCTAACAACGCAGGCGATTGGTGGTTTTTCGTTGCGCCGAGGATTGATTGTTGTTCAGTTTTTTATCACCCAGTTGTTCACTATTGGCGTTGTTGTCGTGATGGCGCAACTGCATCACGTCCGGCAGGCGGATCTCGGCTTCAAAAAAGACGGAATTATGCTGGTGGACTTGCCAAAGGGTGAAGCCACTCTGATTGATCCGCTTAAACAGGAGACCTTACAGCAGCGACTGGCTCAGGTCAGAGGGGTACGGGAGGTAGCGCTGGGCAATCAGCCGCCCGCATCAGGCAATATCAATCAGTTTCCTTTTTCGTACGACACGCGGACAAAACCGGAAGGCTTCGAGGTTCAGGCGAAAATTGGTGATCAGCACTACCTGCCTTTGTTCGGTATGAAATTACTGGCGGGGCGTAATTTTCGCTCGGACGACACGACCAATCAGGAAGTAATCGTGAGCGAAGCGGTCGTCAACCGATTGGGTGTACGTTCGCCCGGCGGTGTGCTGGGCAAACGACTCCGCATCTGGAATACGGACAAAACAATTGTTGGGGTCATCAATGACTTCTATACCAATTCATTACGGAGCGCCGTAAAGCCCGTTGTTATCGTCAATGACCCGGTTCAAAACCGCGTAGTTGCGTTGAATGTTAGCGCAGCCGATTTGCCTCAGACCTTGAAAACCGTTGAAGCGATTTATACTGAATTCTTCCCGGAGCAGGTTTACAAACACCAGTTCGTCGACGAAATTCTGGATGAGTTTTACCGGGGGGACCGCATCATGCTGGCGTTGACGCAAGTGTTTTCGCTGATTGCCATACTGATCGGCTGCCTGGGTATGTACGGGCTGGTGTCGTTCATGGTGGAAACAAAGAGCAAAGAAATTGGCGTCCGCAAGGTTTTAGGAGCCAGTGCTTTTCAAGTTCTCTGGTTGTTTGGTCGTGAGTTCGGTCGCCTGATAGGACTGGGTTTTCTGGTAGCGGCACCACTGGGCTGGTGGCTGATGAATGCCTGGTTACAGGATTATAGCTACCGTATTCGACTTGAGGGGTGGATGTTTCTGCTGACGATTGGGCTGGCTGTCCTGATCACACTCATGACCGTCTCCGTTCAATCGTTAAAAGCCGCGCTGACGAATCCGGTAAAGAGTTTACGAACGGAGTAA